From the genome of Sulfurovum sp. NBC37-1, one region includes:
- a CDS encoding DnaJ family protein — MSKSLYETLGVSENASADEIKKAYRKLARKYHPDINKDESAVDKFKEINAAYEVLSDAEKKAQYDQYGDQMFGGQNFHDFARGQGQGVDLDEILRQMFGGGAGGGGGFSGSFGGAQGGFGGFGGFGGPDLDVSARITVPFMTAIQGGKYKINVEGESFDIKIPAGIKSGETLRVRGKGKSYQGQRGDLLIKVEVAESDEYERKGDNLYKTFDVPLKEALFGGKVQVQTPEKEVSLKVPKNTKNGQKFRLKGKGVPDRKTAMRGDLYLIANVVLPDVDSLDPEVKKVLEEKL, encoded by the coding sequence ATGTCAAAAAGTTTATACGAAACATTAGGGGTCAGTGAAAATGCCAGTGCTGATGAGATAAAAAAAGCCTACAGAAAACTGGCGAGAAAATACCATCCGGATATCAACAAAGATGAGAGTGCCGTAGATAAGTTCAAAGAGATCAATGCGGCGTATGAAGTCCTGAGTGATGCTGAGAAAAAGGCACAGTATGACCAGTACGGCGACCAGATGTTCGGTGGTCAGAATTTCCATGACTTTGCGCGCGGACAGGGGCAGGGAGTAGACCTTGACGAGATCCTTCGCCAGATGTTCGGTGGTGGCGCTGGCGGAGGCGGCGGTTTCTCCGGTAGCTTTGGCGGCGCGCAGGGCGGTTTCGGAGGTTTCGGCGGCTTTGGCGGTCCAGACCTGGATGTATCTGCACGTATCACCGTACCTTTTATGACGGCCATCCAGGGCGGAAAGTACAAGATCAATGTGGAAGGCGAGAGCTTTGACATCAAGATTCCTGCAGGTATCAAAAGCGGTGAAACACTGCGTGTCAGAGGCAAAGGCAAATCCTACCAGGGGCAGAGAGGCGACCTTCTCATCAAGGTGGAAGTAGCGGAATCCGATGAATACGAGAGAAAAGGCGACAATCTTTACAAAACCTTCGATGTACCTTTGAAAGAAGCGCTTTTCGGCGGAAAAGTACAGGTACAGACACCTGAAAAAGAGGTTTCCCTGAAAGTACCGAAAAATACAAAGAACGGCCAGAAATTCAGACTCAAAGGCAAAGGGGTCCCTGACAGAAAAACAGCGATGAGAGGCGATCTGTACCTCATTGCCAATGTCGTATTGCCCGATGTGGACAGTCTTGATCCTGAAGTAAAAAAAGTACTTGAAGAAAAGTTATAA
- a CDS encoding TrmH family RNA methyltransferase: protein MNFIEVNDIDLPEVQIYQRLRENAFSKDGSFIADSPKVVNLLIESGVEIKSIFAAQEYYDTYRDFLANYTIPVAYVAPKTVLEQIVGHRLHHNVMMHGVRPKESTLDALGNHIIMLDEISNTDNIGSIARSAAALDVGSLLLPRQGPHPYARRALRVSMGHIGKLKFHRYDNIKETIQKLKKMGYRIFAAEVTKDSTPLSQVRVPGKWALLMGHEQLGISDEILALCDEVVTIEMEEGIKSFNVAVAASIMMYRFKHT from the coding sequence ATGAATTTTATAGAAGTGAACGATATCGACCTTCCGGAAGTACAGATATACCAGAGATTACGTGAGAATGCCTTCTCCAAAGACGGCTCTTTCATTGCGGACAGTCCCAAAGTGGTCAATCTGCTGATAGAATCAGGAGTGGAGATCAAAAGTATTTTCGCAGCACAGGAATATTACGATACTTACAGAGACTTTCTGGCGAACTACACGATCCCTGTTGCTTACGTCGCCCCCAAGACCGTGCTCGAACAGATCGTCGGGCATAGGCTCCACCATAACGTCATGATGCACGGGGTTCGCCCAAAAGAGAGTACCCTGGATGCGTTGGGCAATCACATCATTATGCTCGACGAGATCAGTAATACGGACAACATCGGCTCCATAGCCCGTTCTGCCGCAGCACTGGATGTAGGCTCACTCCTTCTTCCAAGACAGGGGCCGCACCCCTACGCAAGACGCGCGCTGCGTGTCTCGATGGGCCATATAGGCAAACTGAAGTTCCACCGCTACGACAATATCAAAGAGACGATACAGAAACTGAAAAAGATGGGCTACCGCATCTTCGCCGCAGAGGTCACCAAAGATTCCACCCCACTCTCACAGGTACGGGTCCCGGGAAAATGGGCACTTCTAATGGGGCATGAACAGCTGGGCATATCAGACGAAATACTGGCACTCTGCGATGAAGTGGTGACCATAGAGATGGAAGAGGGGATAAAGAGTTTCAATGTCGCTGTAGCAGCATCGATTATGATGTACCGGTTCAAGCACACGTAG